GGgaagcgggattagaactcagatCCTTAAACCATCTAACCCGACAGAAACCCAAGATATAATTTGTTTCtctaaacaaaacacaaaaaaaataatCCGAGCATACATGATATGCGTAAGGCAAAATACAAATTTGCACTCCCCGCCCCGATACGTACCTCCGTGTTTTCAGGACAGGTATCTGCATAATCAGATTCGCGAACGCCAGTCTTACCACAACAATTAAACTATAGCAAAAAGAAACACAAGAGTAGTTTTTAGCAGTGGTTTGCTCCCCAAGCTTGTTTaaatttagtttctgaacatttcgttaccagtctaggtaacgtcatcagcagGATTGTCATGTCCCAGCAGATAACTTTTATATACTgctgttgctctctagccccatctagtggctggaGAGAGACAAACACCAattatattgtttgaagctgaccccTTTACCCATCAACCGGTGGTCTCAAAccaagtgcatgctgggaagccagactccatttcctttagcattggaggagggagaaggacaaagaagaatccatcttaattTGTGGCAAATGGTCATtcaaggacaaacccacatcccacaTACAGAACatggtgagatttaaattgcttgtatttattgaCGGTTATGTTCAACAGTAACCCAATACTGCCTACCGTatttttttttggagtataagacgcactggagtataagacgcaccaaggttttgaagaggcaaattttttaaaaaaagttttgcaaacctccccaaaatggcccgtttttcacgaaaactggCCTGCTTTGTCAAATTTTTTTGCATACATtgcctttgggaggcttatagaatacCCCTAGGGCCTGGGGAGGCAACATTGAGCAAAaatcagcctgtttttcactcacttctgccctccccagcccccaggagcactctaaaagccttctacaggctctgcatggccattttaatGGAGGGGGcgggatttcgggaggcaaaaaatgctgtattcagtgtataagacgcacccagattttcagcctcttttttgagggaaaagagtgcgtcttatactctgaagaaTACGGTATCTTGTATCTGGTTCCCATTGTATGTATCCctgttttccccagtttcaccgcatcctgttctttcaataaagcattcagatctacaCACATGGTCTGTTTCATGggaggataggtgggtttagctgcCTGTTGAGCTGCAAATAGTGAGGACAGAACAAGGATTTACTGGCCCCGTTCCTCTTATAACTTATAAATGTTTTGTGTGCCAATGGGGTCAGCTGGTTGCGTGATTCGTTTGTTCGTTTGGAGCTCTATTTGAATTCTGGCAGGCCACAAGACTAGGGATTAGAGACCGGCCTTCCCTTGAAGCTGCTTCTCTAAGAAACGCCCTTCCCAGAATTAAGATGAAAGACACCGATCAAATATAAAACTTACTGCCTCGTGGAACAACTTTAGactctctctcgctttctcttccttccgTTGCTCAAATAAGGAATTGTACAATTTCTTTACTTCTTCAGGGACCTGACAAAAGAGAAGATAAAGGAGAAGGTTTATAGCGCAGGGTTGCAACGAGGGGTCCTTGGCGCTCTGTGACCTTGATTGTTTTCtcacagacgtttcattaccacactaggtaacatcctcagggttacatccagtggtgaaatctaatttttcccccaatggttctgtggccgtggcttggtgggggtcatgtgactgggtggacatggctgtGTAGTCATGTGACGGGGTGGGTCAAAAGGCAGaaattcactttaacaatgtcttgctggagcagggggttggattagatgacctccaggtcccttccagccctggattgctgtgttcTTTCAAgctatcctctgaagctgtgtctagtgtCAGGTTTGaggttcttcctccctctcctttttccatccctctctttctttctttatttcctctctctctatttctctctcccttttttttctcccatccctccattcttcttttctttctttccttctttcttttttcttctttctttctttctatctatctttctttctttctcccatccctccctcccccctctctttctcccatacctacctctttctttctttctttctcccatccctctctcccccttctttcttctttctttctttcttccttccttccttcctccctcccttcctttctttcgcaACACCCTCCCCACCTTCATTTTTGGCCTatcaggcctcagggaagcctactgggagcaaaaacagaccccaaatgctaaaaaaaaaagttccttccatcgcacagcacagctgattgtcggaacttttttttttactacaagttcAGATGAATcgacccgaaccagtagcatttcactcctggttaCATTGgacagcaagaacaattaacAGCTTGCcgtcagaagctgtgggtgctccatcactggaagccacacctacagaagaggttccaaaaaattttgaaacccaccactcacacacaaacacacagacagactcacacagagagggaaagagaaagagaaagaaaggaagaaaaaaagaaagaaaaagtgagagacagatgaaagaaaaaaagaaaaaagggggagagagagagagagagagagagaaaacacatggccattaagccactcccaccaggtcacatggctggcaagccactcccacaaaggaggccacacccacagagtgaaacccaccactgatttgaacaGTGGCTCCTCACCCCTCCCCAGCCACGAGGATACGCTgccaaattttctgacagttagaacaattaatcagaggaacagaagttgcctccagaagttgtaaatgctccaacactggaagtctttgagaagatgttggatagccatttgtctgaaacggtatagggtttcctgcctaggcagggggttggactagaagacctccaaggtcccttccaactctgctattgtattgtactgtattgtataaatttcTGAAGGACACGTATTTGAAAGTTCTCCTACCTTTTCTTTGTTGGAAAATCCCAAGATGGCAGCTGCTACTTCAAGAGCAAAAATGACGAGAAGGAAGGTGAAAAACTAAGGAAGAACAAGGGAGACAAAGAGACATTTGTAGACATGACTGAAGACTTTGGAGCAATGCAGAAATATTACTTAACCGCCTTACAGTTCCCCGGGTACATTTAACACTGAATGCACTTTGTGTGTTTTGTCTCAGCTACACAAGTAAAGGCTTCACGGATGAGTCAAATTACTTGTCAGTGTAGCCAGATGGGCTGAAAGTAAATATTTTGGCGTGTAAGGATGAAAAGACCGTCATTTCATTTTTAGGTGGCCTTTCTTTCCAAAGACATTCAGAGCAgggtgcaaaaaaataaataaataaaaaggctaACAACCAACTCTAAGAACCGTTAGAGAAAAGCAATTGACGAAAAGAAGCTTAGCTAAACTCTGTGAATCAATGAGACTCTTAAAAAGAGACGTTAAAATAGCAGCCATTCACCGAGCTGAGGACCGGGAGTTACACTTACGTCCTGCCATATAGGGAGGAATAAGGCCTCCTGCCTtggacagagggttggactagatgacctccaagggaacttccagctctgtgattctAGGCCCCACTGTTTGGGGACACTTTGAGGGTAGCCTCACGGTGAGGTCTTTGACACTGAGGCTTTCACATCACCTTTTTAAGGACCTTGAAAGcattttctgttgttgtttttttctcttggCATTGAGGGAGTTTGGTCACAACTAACAAGTTTCCGGGCCTGGCAACATTCtaggtgttgtggcctgtcagaggagctggtagcagactcggacagtgaggaggtttgggaggaacatgggccaatcctggagtctggggaaggctctgatgagggctctgcgtcagaggcagagagggggccagagtcaTATGCCTGTTAtcagcagagtcagacatcagtgaggcagacgtacagctggagcctgttcccagtgtgtgcatgcgcaaagttgccagacgaagggaacacctcaaaaacaggggttgacttgggagtaaagccacaggtggacggtgaatggcccctccgagaggaaataaaagaggagcgaaagaggagtggagtttgcaggagaccattagttcattcgtgcattcttgccaagtattgcggcgtctgaaagatatcggcctggctactctccaagcccgataaaggccagtaattgtgaactatcttgaaagactgtgggagaggaaagactttgctggagaggaattcactgtcaatgaaataaaaggggtttatcggggtGAGGATTCGGCCTTGTGCTGCTCAAAGGTCAAAGACAACCCTGATCCGGTCCTCAAtgtaattgagtttgacacccctgctttggaGGCTTGGGGGTGGAAGGGAGTTGATGCAACTCCTCTTAATGGTCGCACTGGTGAAAAACAAAAGATGGGAAACTTTTGTCtttatctatggagattttcagtcatccaagtcacggttgtcccaaaggtgctttttcacaaggcatctggactttctggttcgtttgtttcttttaagacgtttctcttctcatccaagaagcttcttcagattttactggatggtggggaatggaaggatttatattccttgccaacagctggttatttgcattcttttagagggttgttgaggccacctggaggtttgagagctgtggtggcgccgtggttaagagtgcagtactacaggctacttctagctgcagttcggcacaaatagttcctgtagtctgcaatttttctggtcTAGTCAGGTAACCCTGggaacacagacaaacctccaggtggcctcaacgactatctaaagagaatgcaaatgaccagctgcttgcaaggaatttaaatccttccgttcccccaccgtccagtcagaacggaagaagctccttggatgagaagtgaagcatcttcaaagaaaaaacagaaagtccagtttcttcttgaaaaaaagcaccttcaggATTTTGTGTTTATCTTTTCTCAGGTTTCGTCTTTTTTTCCTGTTGAAGCATCCAGCTCCACTTCAATTATGAATGTTGgtgtaatttttaattgttgtattgtcttatttatcccccctccctttttattgtaagcctaataaactaaactaaactaaactcaagCAGGGAAAgcttacttttctttttcaaagtctCCACCTGGATCTGAGCTTCCAAAttgatctctctttctctctctctctctctccctccctccctccctctctaaaaTCATCTGGGCCAAGATCagactttttggaaaaaaaaacaggcccgttttcccaaaaaacgggccattttggggagatttgcagagtgcaaaaacttttttttttaaatttacctcttcaaaaccttggtgcatcttatactccggtgcgtcttacactccaaaaaatacggtatgtattaTCTGCATCTGAAACCTCATCCAAACATAAACTAAGATGCACAACCAAGCCTGCTTTCAATTTGAAAACAAGGTAGTTTAAAAAGCATTTACTCATATACATATTGGCATTTATATTTGGTAGCAAAATACAGGGATATTTGAGGCGCCCATGAAGCTCTTTGCAAAAGAACTTTCTGCTGAAACGCAGGGAAATGCTATGCAAATAGGAACCCATTCTGTGGCACAaacaaaatccccattcgctgTGTTTGGAGCCTCTCTGGCCCATGCGTCATGAATTAAACATGTTTCCTAGGCTCTATTTAGACTGGCGGAAAAATGCGAAGGCTCGAGGAGTGAAAGGGTCCAACTTTCTCACCCCAGTATGTTTGTGTATGCATGTGGGAAGACTTACCAAGCCAAGCATACACTGCGACTCCTGTATGGCTCCGCAGCATCCCAAGAAGCCAACCAGCATTATGATGGTACCAGCAGCAATGAGAATGTAAACCACTAcggaggaaaaaaaggaggaggaagagggagcaataggagaaggaagaagaggaaaaagaagagggaggagaaggaggaagaaggagggggagaaggaggaggaaaaggaggaggaagagaagaaagaagcaggaggaggaaaggaCAAGGAAagggcaagaggaggaggagggagaggggagggaggagaagagggaggaggaaaagacgAGGAGGAAAGGacaaggaaagggggaggagaagaaaggagaggagagaaggaggagaaggaacaggaagaagggaggaggaggaggaagagaagtagaagcagaaggaggaggagaaggaggaggaggaaaggacaaggaaaggaggaggaggagaaaggagaggagagaaggaggaaaagaagggaggaggaggaagacaagtagaagcagaaggaggaggaggaggagaagaagaaatagaaggagaaagaggaggagaagaagaaatagaaggagaaagaggaggaggaggagaaggaggaggaggaggaggaggaggaggaggagaagaagaagaagaagaagaagaagaagaagaagaagaagaagaagaagaagaagaagaagaagaagaagaagaagaagaagaaatggaggaggaggaaggagaagggaaggaggaagggggcggggaggaggaggagaagaagaggaggaggaggagaagaagaagaagaagaagaagaagaagaagaagaagaagaagaagaagaagaagaagaagaagaagaagaagaaggagaagaagaaggagaagaagaagaattgttATATCACATGGAAACTTCCTTTGGTTCATGAGTTCAACCAAGGCAGCATTAACTTGGCAAGGGAGGCCAACTAGCGCTGGTTTTCTGAAGGCCTGACTGGGGGTTCCTTCTGTTTGTGGATCTCCTCCCAGCCATCATCTGTGTCTTGACTGCACTTACACCAATGGCTGTCATCTTTCCTTGTCATCACTTTGGTGGTCCTTTTTGTCCCTTCTCATTCGGAATGACGggcagtttggcctagtggtgaGGGTGCCAGCCTCGAAACGAGGCGgctgtgagttctactcctgccttagctAGAAAgaccagctggggggggggagggactgtgagccaatcactaagagactatgagttctagtcccgccttaggcaggaaacccagctgggtgactttgggccaatcaccaggagactgagagttctaaatccgccttaggtatgaaaccctgggccaatcaccagattGGTGAATTCAAATCCCGCCTTATtcaggaaagctggctgggtgacttaggATCCAGTCACTCTATCTCAGTAATAATGCATGTTTTCGGCACTGAGCGCCCAAACCTGAACATGCGCGCATGCGCATACAggaccagccagctggtcttcggttttccagtgctccagtgcaTGTGAAGACTAGATGGTTGGCGTGCGCATACCAGAGGTCGGTTTCTaccggttcctaccagttcggccgaataggtagtaacatcagctggccacgcccctgaattgGTTCTATCAGCGGCGCTATAaacggcgccatcttgttttgtgCTTCTGCCCatgggcagaagcatttttttacctactgtgcatgcacgcatagcgcgcatcaagcatgtccctgagcgaaccagcagtagaagcCGGAACCAACCCCTGGCGCATACGCACTAACTAGCTGGTCTTTGAGTTCCCTATATTCAGGTGTGTggaaaaaccagctggctggcatgcatgcgcaccctgGAAACTAGCTGGTGATGGCATGGATGTCCACAGAGAGGGTTGTGCGTGCCATCTTTGGCATGCGTCCCATTGGTTTGCCATCGTGGCTCCATCTCGACCCAACCCACCTCCCAAGATTGTGATTGTGGGGGAAACAGGGGAAGTatgtggagccgaggtggcgcagtggttagggtgcagtaccgcaggccacttcagctgactgttatctgcagttcggcggttctaatctcaccggctcaaggttgactcggccttccatccttccgaggtgggtgaaatgaggacccagactgtgggggcgatacgctgactctgtaaaccgcttagagagggctgaaagccctatgaagcggtatataagtctaactgctattgctattgctagtataaagaacgtttgccaccttgagttacttctcCAGTAATAAAGGCAGGTTAAAACTCTAACAAACGAACAAATTGCCCATCGAAGTCCACTTACCAGACCTaccatttaaattttttaaaataacgaTTTCAAGATGGAAATGGCCATTTTCTGAAGGGCATCTACATTATTTATTGCGGTATTGCCCGGTGTTACCAGGATAAACAAATACTACCATAGCAGCTTCAGCTATTATTCTCCTCCACCCCTCCTTGTTTCCACCCACGAAAACTACttgcacaatatatttttttcctcccataaAGGAAGCCAAGGACATTTGCTTGCAAAATGCAATAGAAAGCTTTTATCAGTTCCTGGCTGTCTGTTTTGCAAACATGCTTTTATTATCCTTAGCAAAGCACTTCCTGGTTGACATCAAAGGAAAAACTGAGTGTTTCGGGCTGGgcatgccttaaaaaaaaatgcttgaggAGACCTCACACAAACTCCGtaaactgaaacaaaaaaaaaaccaagccaagATTTCGTCTGGAAGATCCAACTAATGTTTGTGCACTTTTTAATTTTCCAAATTCACACAGAAGCCTGAAAGAAAAGCACGAATCGGTTTTAGCGGATATTTTTGCTCAGGTCAGCAAAAAAAATCCCTTTCGCTGCCCTCGTTAAGGCTTATTTGCAAGACATTTTCTTGCATTTAAAATTGGTTTCTATTCCAATTTGCCAGCGCTGGATTTGTcagggatgattttttttttttaaaaaaaaaaccacaacggAAGAACAATCCTTAAATGTTTTAAACTTGAAAAGGAATTCGAAAA
This genomic interval from Thamnophis elegans isolate rThaEle1 chromosome 7, rThaEle1.pri, whole genome shotgun sequence contains the following:
- the CD9 gene encoding CD9 antigen, which codes for MPVKGGTKCIKYLLFGFNFVFWLAGTAVLAIGLWLRFDPQTKEIFKSEQDTTTAFSIVVYILIAAGTIIMLVGFLGCCGAIQESQCMLGLFFTFLLVIFALEVAAAILGFSNKEKVPEEVKKLYNSLFEQRKEEKARESLKLFHEAFNCCGKTGVRESDYADTCPENTELQSCPKAIDSFFKNKMNLIAAVGIGIAVVMIFGMIFSMILCCAIRRDREMV